GCTGACACGGCCGGTCGGGCGACACGGGAAAGCCGGGTGGCGAGACTCTGGTGCACCGTGACCTCCCGTCGGCAGCGGCCGCAACCGAGCAAGTGCGCGTCGATCTGAGCCATCGTTTCCGGCGGCAACTCGCCGTCGACGTACGCCGCCAACAGCGTCGCCAGCACTTCGTGCCGCGCCTCGCGTGTCGCGTCGTCCTCGGGCTGCAGCCGGCCCGCGGCTGCCCCTCCCTGCCACTCACTCATGATGTCCTCGGCGCTCGTCCATGACCGCTCCGCAATTCGCCCCGTGCCTCGCTGCGTCGACCGAGGTCAGTCGCACCGAGCGCCCACTGTTGACGACGTTCCACGATCACGCCGGCGAGCAGCCGGCGACCGCGAGAGATCCGGCTCATGACCGTGCCGATCGGCACGCCGACAATGTCGGCGATCTCGTGATACTTGAACCCTTCGATGTCGTGCAGTTCGACCGCCGAGGCGAAATCCTCAGGAATCGCGTCGAGCGCCAAGCGCAGCATCTCTTCGTCGAGGCGGGCGACCACTTCGGCGAACACGACATCGGTGTCGGTCGACACGAACTGCTCGTGCACGTCCTCGAGGCGCGACATCTGCACCAGCCGTGCACGTCGGCCGGTGCGGTCGAACGCGTCGCTGAGCACCGTGCGCAGAATGCTGAAAAGCCACGGACGCACGCGCGCGGGATCGCGCAATTCATCGAAAGCGCTCCACGCCCGCACGCACATGTCCTGCACGGCGTCTTCGGCGTCACTGAACGAGACCGTGCGCCGCGCCGCGAAGCCCAAGAGGCGATCGAGATGCGGACGCACGAGGTCCTCGTAGCGCTGCTGTCGTAGCGCGAAGGCACTGGCCGAATCGGGAGTCATACGATCGGTGACGGGGGCACGAGGCAAACTATTCCCTCCGGGGACGGGCCGCTGGACAGTCCCTACGGCGGTGGGCAGCTTGCCTGTATGTCTTCTTCCCGATCCTGCCGCCCTTCGCGCCCTCTCACGGGCGCCCTCGCGGGTCTGCTCGCCGCCGTCCTCGCGTGTGCCGTCGTCACCCGCGCCGGCGCGCAGTCGCCACTCCTGACCGGCCCCGGCGTCTCCGCCGAGCTGGCGCGTCTCCGGGAGGCACAGGTCACCGACGTGGCGTACGACCTCGCGCTCTCGGTGAGCGCCGGAGACACGGCGACGGGCCGGGTGACGGTGTCGTTTACGCAGCGCACGGCGGGCGACGTTGTGCTCGACTTCCGCGGACTGTCGGTGCGTGATGGGAAGATCAACGGTGCGGCATGGGCCGAGATGGCGGCGGCCTGGAACCGGCATCACCTCGTCGTTCCCGCCGCGCGTCTCCGGCTCGGCCGGAATTCGGTCGAGGTGGGGTTCGCGACACCGGTTGCCCAGGCCGGCGCCAGTATCATCCGCAACCGCGACGCCACCGACGGCAACGTATATCTCTACACGCTGCTCGTACCGTCGGACGCGAACCTGCTCTTCCCCTGTTTCGATCAGCCTGATCTCAAAGCGAAGGTACGCCTCTCGCTTACCACGCCGATGGCTTGGCGCGCGCTCGCGAACGGCCGCGAGATCGGTGTGGACACGGCCGGCGCGCGAGTCACGCATCGTTTCGCCGAGACGCAGCGCCTCAGCACCTATCTCATCGCGTTCGCCGCCGGTCCGTGGGCGAGTGTCACACGGAGCGTGGCCACGACCTCCAAGGCGGCGCCCGTACCCGTGTCGCTCTGGATGCGCCAGTCACGTCGCACCGAAGCAGAAAGCGACACGCTGATCGAGATGAATGCGCGCGCGCTGCGCTGGCTGGGCGACTGGTTCGGTATCCCCTACGCGTTCGACAAATTCGATGCCCTGCTCGCCCCGGCCTTCCCGTTTGGCGGTATGGAACATCCGGGCGCGGTCTTCTACAACGAAGAGAGCTTCATCTATCGCGAACGTCCGACCGTTTCGCAGCTACTTGGCCGACAGGCGACGACGTTTCACGAAGTGGCTCACCAGTGGTTCGGCGATTACATGACGATGCGATGGTTCGATGATCTGTGGTTGAAAGAAGGATTCGCGACGTACATGGCAGCGCGCATGCAGGCCGATCTCGAGCCCACCTCGAACGCGTGGAAGACGTTCTATCTGCGCAACAAGCCGGTGGCGTACGCGACCGACGCCACGGCGGGCACAACCCCGATCTGGCAGCAGCTTGGCAACCTCGATCAGGCCAAGAGCAACTACGGTCCGATCGTCTACAACAAGGCGCCGGGTGTGCTCAAGCAGCTCGAGTATCTGGTGGGTGCGGCGGCGTTTCAGCGCGGGGTGCAGGATTTCCTGCGCACGCATGCCTACGACAACGGTACGTGGCGCGAATTGCTCGGCAGCGTGGGGCGTGCGGCCAGTCGCGATCTCACGGCATGGGGCCAGGCGTGGATGCTTCGCCCCGGCATGCCGCTGGTCGAACAGCGACTCACCGTGCGCAACGGCGTGGTGCAGCGACTGGCGCTGGTGCAACGCGCGGCCCAGCCGACGCTGTCGGGGCGCGGTGCCTGGCCGCTCAAGGTACAGCTCCTGATGTACTACGCGAATAGACCGGCGGTGCGCCTTCCCGTGGAGATGCGCGGCGATACGACGTTCGTGACCGCGGCCGCGGGACGGCCGGCCCCCGACTTCGTGTTCGCGAACGACGGAGATTACGGCTACGCGATCGTGCTTCCCGACTCCATGAGCGTGCGGTGGCTCGAGCAGCACATCGGCGCCGTGCGCGACGACTTCTTGCGGGCGATGCTGTGGGGATCGCTGTGGGATCTGGTGAGAGAAGCGAGGCTCTCACCGGCGCGCTACGCCGAGATGGTGATGCGCGAACTGCCCGCGGAGCGCGACGAGCAGATCACGGGAGCGCTCGTGGGCCGCCTCTCCACCGTGATCGGGCGCTATACCGACGACGCGGCGCGCGAGGCGCTGCTCGCTCGTGCGGAGCCCGTGTTGTTACGGGGCGCCGCCGACAGCGCGCGCAGCTACGGGCAGCGCAAAACGCAGGTCGATGCGGTGATCGGACTCGCGCGCTCGCCAGCCTCGCTGCAGCGGCTCGATCGCTGGCTCGATGGCGACACGGCCGCGGGGTTAGCCCTGCGGCCACCCACACGATGGTCGATCGTGACGCGGCTGGTGGCGCGTTCGGCACCGAGTGCGTCCGCGCGGTTGGCCGCGGAAGCGCGTCGCGATTCCACGAGTGAAGGACAACGACAGGCGTTCGTCGCCGACGCGGCGCGTCCGGATTCGGCCCATAAGCGCGCGTTGTTCACGCGGTGGTTCTCGGATGTCGCGCTGAACGAAGAGTGGGTCACGTCGAGCCTGCGCAGCTTTCACGACGCCGACCAGTCGACGATGACGAAGGCGTACCTTGTGCCTGCGCTCGATACGCTGCCGTGGATTCAGCAGAATCGCCGCATCTTTTTCCTGGGCAGCTGGCTGGGCGCGACGATCGGCGGCCAGAGTGATGCCGCGGCGCTCGGGCAGATCGACCGCTGGCTGGCGTCGCATCCGGCGCTTGCCCTCGACCTCCAGCAGAAGATCCGGCAGAGCCGAGACGAGCTCGAGCGTACGGTCCGGATCCGGCAAGCGTTCAGCGCGGGGACGCCTCGACAGTGACCCGATTCGTCCCGCGCTGACGGGACGACCGGAGTCGTCAGCAGGCGTCATGTCCCAGACTGACGCGACTTGTGACCTAGCCACACGCTATTCGTCCGCGCTACCTTGCCTTCAACTCGACTGTCAGCTTTGTGTGACGATTTCGTCCCAATCTGACAACGAAAAACGCTGACAGTGGCGCGAATCGACGACTTCGAGCCGCTCACCGTTTCGATCCCGCTCCGCCTTCCCCTCCATCGGAGACCCTCAATGGGTAGGTTTTTCTCGTTCGCCGCGGCACTCGCGGTTGCCGTGCTGCCGCTTCGCGCGGACGCACAAACCCGAGATATCTCGGGTAAGGTGACTCAGGCGGTCGTCGGCACCCCTATCGCTGACGTGACCGTCAGTATCGTCGGACAGCAAGTCGGTGTCCGTACTAATGAACGCGGTGAATTCCGCATGCGCGTGCCGTCGGGTGAAGTGGTCGTGCTGGCGCGACAGCTGGGCTTCAAACGCCAGACAATCCGCCTCGGCCCGACCGAGAACACGGCCAATTTCGTCCTCGAGAAGGACGTGCTGCAGCTGGAAGGCGTGACGGTGACGGGTCAGGCGACGACGACGGATCGCAAGGTCGCCGCGACCGCCGTGGCAACCGTCGGTGGTCCGGAGCTGAACCGCGTGCCGGCTCGCTCGATTGAAAGCAACTTGGCGGGTAAAGTGGCCGGTGCGCGCATGTTCGAGAACAGCGGCGCCCCGGGCGGCGGTGCGCAGATTCAGATTCGCGGTGCCACCTCGGTGCTCGCCTCTGGCGACCCGTTGTATGTGGTGGACGGCGTCATCATTTCAAACGCCAGCATCTCCTCGGGAGCGAGCTCGGTGAGTCGCGCCTCCGGTAGCACCGGATCGAGTCAGGACCAGGTGGTGAACCGCTTGGCGGACCTGAATCCGAACGACGTCGAGAACATCGAAGTGCTGAAGTCGGCGGCCGCGACGGCCATCTACGGGTCGCGTGCTACCAACGGTGTGGTGGTGATCACCACGAAGCGTGGCAAGCAGGGCAAGGCCACGTGGAACGTGGTGCAGCGTATGGGGACGCAGCAGGCCCAGCGTCTTCTCGGCCATCGCTCGTTCGAGAATTACGCCGAAGTGAAGCCGTATGTGGGCGGCGTGTATGGCGACTCGATCGCCCGCGCGGTGTGCGGCTCCGGCGCGTGCCCGTCGTTCGATTGGCAGAAGGAGCTGTACGGCCGCACGTCACCCAGCTGGGAAACGTTGCTGTCATCGGCCGGTGGTGCCAACAACACCCGGTACTTCGTCTCGCTCAATGACCGTCAGGAATCGGGCATTGCGGTGAACACCGGTGCCCGTCGTACCGGTGGTCGCATCAACCTCGACCAGACCATCGGCACCAAGCTCACCGTGAGCGCCGGTATCGACGTTACGCGCAACTTTTTCCAGCGTGGGTTCGGCAACAACGACAACGCTGGTGTGAGCCCGATCTACTCGCTGGCCTACAACCCGGCCATTATCGACCTGCAACAAAAGGACGCGTCGGGCCGCTACGTGCAGATGCCGTTCTACACGGGTAGCACAAAGCCAGGCTTCGGCACGTCGAATCCGTTTGAGGTGTTCAACTTCGCCGACAATACGGAAAGTGTGTGGCGCCAGGCGGGCAATGTGCGCGTGGGATACACCGCGCTGTCGACGACGAAGAACTCGGTGCAGCTGTCGTATCTGACCGGTGTTGACCGTTTCCAACAGGAAGGCTTCCAGTATTTCCCGAACTACTTCCAGGTCGAGCCGGCTGACGGATTCCTGGGCACGGCGAATCAGGTGAACGCGTCGAGCTTACAGATGAATCAGGGCATCAACGCGGTGTGGACGTATTCGCCCGGTGGCAAGTGGTTCACCTCGGCGACGACCTCGATTGGTGGCTCGTACGAAACGCAGGCGCTGAACCAGTACAGCGTGCGTGGACGCGGCCTGCTGCCGACGCGCAAGATCGCGCTTGGAGCAACCGACATCGCGATCACGAATCAGCGAACGGAGTTCCGCGATCAGTCGATGTACGGGCAGACGCAGTTGCTCATGCTCGACGAAAAGCTGGCGGTGAATGCCGGCGTGCGTGCCGACCGTTCCAGTGCAAACGGCGATCGCGAAAAATATTTCACGTTCCCGAAGTTCTCGGGCTCTTATCGGTTCGTGAAGCCGCTGACTGACAAGCTCGACGAAGTAAAATTTCGTGCCGCGTGGGGACAGTCAGGCAATCGGCCGCGTTGGGCCGACCGTGATGTGCTCTACGCCGACGGCGGTCTGATCGGCGGTAGCGGCTCGCTTGTATCCTCCTCGGCGCTCGGCAGCACGACGGTGAAGCCGGAAGTCATGAACGAATTGGAGTTCGGTACGGACATCACGCTGTTCGGTGGGCGTATGGGCGTCGAGTTCTCACGCTACCAGCGTAAGATCAAGGACTTGCTGCTCACGTTCCCGCTCGCGCCGTCATCGGGCCTCGGCACACAGGTGATCAACGGTGGTCAGTTGTCCGTCCTTGGTACCGAAGCCGTACTCTCAGCGGTGCCGCTCCGCACGCGAAATTTCGAGTGGACCACGCGCATCATCTTCAACCACAACGCGCAGTTCACGGATTCCATTCCGGTTCCGGCCTTCGCCGCGGCTGGTACGTTCGGCGTCTCGTACGGCCGTAATCGTATTCAGAGCGCGACGCGTTCGACGAACATCTGGGGCAATGCGCCGCTTCGTCCGGGTACCACACCCGGTACCTTCGTCGTCGTTGACACCATTCTGTATGACTCGAACCCGATCCACACCACCACGTTCAACAATGACTTCTCCTACAAGCGTTTCACGCTGTCGGCGTTGGTTGATTGGCGGAATGGTGGCTACGTGTCGAACATGACCAAGAACCTGTGGGATGAGGGTGGTCAGGCTCGCGATTTCGTAGCAGAGGGGAAAACACGGTTCGACACGTTCAATAAGCAGGATATCCGCCCGTATCTCGAGAAGGGCACGTACGTGAAGATTCGTGAAGTCTCGTTGAACTATCAGGCGCCGGACGCGTTGGCGAAGAAGCTGCCAGGTGCGAGCTCGCTGCGGTTCAACTTGAGCGGTCGCAATCTGGCGATCATTTCGAAGTACTGGAGCTTTGACCCCGAGTTCAGCAACTTCGGCAACGCGAACTTCAACCGCTTCGTCGACCTCGCGCCGTTCCCGGCAAGCCGTCAGTTCTTCTTCAGCGTCGACGTGGGGTTCTAAGCCATGACAACCTCAATTCACGCGACCCCGTCCTCGGCAAAGACGATTTTGACCACTTCTCGCGCATTCGCCACGCTTGGTGCGGCGCTGGTGCTCGGTGCGTGCAGCGCCGACAAACTCGACATCACGAATCCCAACACGCCGAGCGTCGCAGCTGCCAGCGGCGACCCGCAGGCACTTCAGCTGCAGGCAACCGGTTTGTTACGTCAGCTTCGCGGAGGCCGCGGTGGCTTCATCAGCAATACCGGAATTTTCGGGCGCGAGTCGTATAACTACACTCCGCAGGAAGGACGCAACACCTCGAACTATCTGATCGGCATCTCAGGACAGAACCGATTGGACCCGGCGGGATTTGCGACTGGAGTCTGGGCTGGGCAGTACGGTAACCTGCGCGATGTGTTCAATCTCAAGAATGTCGCAACGACGTCGACCGCGCTGACGGCGGAGCAGAAGGCTGCGACGCTGGGCTTTGCGAAGACGATCGAAGGATTGGAGCTGCTGTACGTCATCAGCACCCGCGACACGCTCGGCGCGATCGTCGAGATCAAGGCGAACGCGTCCGAACTTGCCGCGTTCGTATCGCGTGATTCGGTGTACAAGTACATCCTTGCCACGCTCGACGAAGGTGCCACCAACCTGGCGGCGGGCGGAAGCGCGTTTCCGTTCACGATCCACGCCGGCTTCAACGGCTTCAACACGCCGTCAACGTTCCGACTTTTCAACCGCGCGATTGCAGCGCGCGCCGCCGCGTACTACGCGACGAGCGGTGGTGGCGCGGCAGCGTGGCAGCGAGCGCTTACTGCACTCGGTGCATCGTTCATCAACACTGCGGCAACGACGCGCGCGCAGCTTGATGCAGGGCCCGCCCACGTGTATTCATCGGCGACGGGCGATGCGAACAACCCACTCAACGTGGTGACGGCTACGGACATCTATGCGCATGAGTCCATTCGGACGGATGCACAGAACAAGGCGAACGGTTCGCCTGATGACCGGTATACCGCCAAAATTGGGTCACGGCCCACGCGGAACGCTCCCTCGGGACTGGGCATTGCGTCATCGCTCGGTTTCAATGTTTATCCGGCGTTGACGAGCAACATTCCGATCATCCGTAACGAAGAGTTGTTGCTCCTGCGGGCCGAGGCGCTGTTGGCCACGGCCGACAAGGCGGGCGCGATAGCGATCGTGAACCAGCTCCGCGTGAACTCGGGTGGCCTTGCGCCGTCCACGCTCACGACGGCGTCAACGGATGCCGATGTGTTGACCGAAATCCTGTACAACAAGCGCTATTCGTTGTTGCTCGAGGGGCATCGCTGGATCGACATGCGCCGGTATGGCCGGTTGAACCAGCTGCCGCTCGATATCGCAACGGGAACGAACGCACACTTCGTCGCGCGGGTGATGCCGATCCCGCAGGGCGAATGCCTGGTGCGTGTAGGCAAGCCGGCGCCGCTCGCTGGACCGGGATGCTAAGGAGTACGGAGTAAGAAGTACGAAGTAAGAAGTACGAAGTAAGAAGTACGAAGTACGAAGTACGAAGTAAGAAGTACGAGGTACGGAGTAGTAAACGCCCCCGTGAGAGTCTTCTCACGGGGGCGTTCTCACGGAACCTAGCGGATCAATCAGTACCCGTCGCGCGTCCAAACCGCGATGACGCCGCAGCGTCGGTCAGGGCCGCTGAATTCAGGCGGGGTCGTGGCGGGACCGCTGTAGATCTCGATACCGGCAATTTGTCGAGGCGGTGGTAGCAGGTCGAGATTGAAGAATCGAGGCAGCACAATGCCATCGAGCAGGATCTGCATGGGACAGGCGCCTGAGCCTGCGCCCGTCAAGCTCCCGCCTTCCCGGCGCGACAGGGCCACGGTTCCGGCGAACTGTTGATCGGTGATGCGTGAGACCTCGACGCTACGCGTATTGCGAAGATAGTCGGAGGCCTCACGCGAGCCTCGACGATCGAGCTCGTCTTGCGTGATGAACTGTCCTTGGCCGATAAGTCGGCGCTTTTCAAATCCAAGCATACGCATGCCGACCCGTCGCTCTCGAATACGCAACGTGTCCAGCAGGCTGTTGGAGCGAGTGAGCGAATAGGTGAGCCGCAACGTGTCATTGTCGCGCACGTCGATGATCCCGGAGGTGGGCGCGAAGCCAATGCGTCGGACGACGATCAGGTATTGCCCGGGCGGTACCTGCAACATCCGGAACCGTCCGTTCTCTCCAGTCACGACGCGGGCGGAGGTGCCGACTACGGAGATGTCCGCGCTTACCAGCGGGCGAAGCAAGGTATCGGTCACCACGCCATCGATCACCGATTGGGCGCCGGCCAAGCGTCGCGCGGCTGCGGCGGCGCGTTCCCGCTCCTGCGCGGCGCGATCGAGAACAGTCGTACGTTGCTGGGCGCCGAGTGCCGTCACCGAAATCGGGAGCGCGCAAAGAGCTGCGATGGCAACGGACGTTCCGAGGCGCCGAGAAAAGCTGGGCATATTGGTCATGGACTAGAGCAACTGGTGGATGAACGCTTGCTTCGGTGCTACTTCTTCTTCAGGTCACCGCAGGCCACGATGATGCCCATGGCTTGCGCGGCGTCGTGGATGTTGACGTAGTAGGTCGTCGTGTCGGCGAGCACGACGGCCAAAGTTGCCTTACCGGTCCCCTGCCCCTTGTCGTTGATCACAATGGGCGCGTAGGCGCGTCCGCCACCGACGACGCCGCCGCTCTTCTCGCAGCTGCCGGCGTGGATGTGCCATGGTCGTGTCGCCCCGGGGGTGTCGTCGGCGATCGTGACGGAGACCTCGGAGCCCGCGCCGTCTGTGGTAGGCGTGACGGATGCGGTGCCGTGCGCCTTACGCCCGTCCTTCCCGGCGAGCGTGGCGGCGTAATCGGCGATCGGTCGGGCGAGGGCGAACAGGACGGCGCTGTTGCCGACGAGTGCGGCGCTGAGCGCCAGCCAGCGGAAGGTCGTGCGGCGGGGCATCGGGAACTCCGGTACGAGGACGTGCAGGGAATCTACGGACGACGAGCAGGAGGACGCGGGGGCGTTCCCTTGGCGGGCGGCCCCTTGGCGGGCGGCCCCTTAACCGGCGGGCGGGCGATCGGTGGGGCCTTGAGCGGCGGTCGAGGTGGCGTCGAGCGAGACGTGGTACCCCGCTGTCCCGGGAACGCATCCGCCACGAAAATGAACGCGAGCGCGAGCGCGGCCAGCACGAGGACCACAAAGAGCACGCGCGCTCGCATGGGCCGACCATCGACCCAGATCGTGGAAACGAGCACGGGTACGACGATAAGAAACAGGCGCACGATGCGTCGATCGAACGTGTTCGGTACGATCTTCGTGTTGCGCGGCGTGATCTTGAGACGATACTCCGCCTCACTGGCGAGTCTGAACACGCCATCCTCGAGCGCGCGGAACCAGCGCACCGGCGGCAGGCGCATGAGCAGTGCCTGCAGCTTCGCCTTCATGCCGGCACGCGATCGAAGAGCGAGGGCGGTTCCGAGGAGTCATCCCAGCGGATCGCGTCGCCCACGGCAATGTCGCCGTCGTCGAGAATCATGGCGAACGCTCCGCCACCCCACGCTGGACGCATGATGGCCTGCAACCCCGGGAACACCTCGTCCATCTGGTGACACGGCTTGGTCTCGCCCGCGATCTGTACACGCACGTTGCCGAGACGGAGTACGCGCCCGCGCGAGTCGACCAGCGGGATGCCGCGAACCAGCACGTTGGCGCGACGTCGGATGGGGCCAAGCGACGCATCGTGCTCATGGCCGAGGGCGGCGAGGTGTTCGTCCCATCGCTCGGCCTCGAGTAGCGTGATCTGCCGGCGTCCACGCTGATTGGCGTTGCCCACCAGTCCGCGGTTAGCGCGCGCGTGCACCGTGCCCACCGCATCCATGGGGCCGCGCTTCGCGCGCTTGAGCCAGATCTGTTCGACGACGCCGGTGGGCACTTCGGAATCGGACATCAGGCGCGCTCGACGATGCGATCGATGAGGAAGCTGGACTGCTCGAGCGCCTCGGCAGTGAAGTCGCCGAAGAACAGGCGGACATCCTCGAACAGTCGCGAGAACGCGGCTTGATCGCCGCGCGCGAGAATATCGGCTACGTCGTGCACGGACTGTCCGAACGCCGACGTGACGTCCGCGGTGCGCGGGTTCCGCATTTCGATGGATCCGTAAAGCGCGGGGTCCTGCGCAAAATGGCGCGCGGCCACGTAGAGTTCCAAGAGGTACGCCGGTGAGGTGAAGGGCAGCGTTTCGGCCAACGGCAGGCCGAGGCGGCTGAGCGTGAGCCCCTGCACCTGCGTTTGAAAGTGGGTGAGCACCTGCACCACCGACATCGCACGATCGTGCTGCGTGGCGTTGGTTTCGGTGATGACGAGACCGCGCGCGGCGAAGGATTGCGCGACCCAGTCGGCCCATGCGTCGCCGCGACCACGACAGATCACCACGCGCTGTCCCTGCAGCGTGTGCACGCTGGGTCCGAACATGGGGTGCGTGCCGACCACGCTCGCGCTGGTAACCTCGAGCATCGCGTGGAGCGGCGCCTCCTTCACGCTGGTGACGTCCATGAGCAGCGCATCCTCCCGCACATGCGGGCCTACAGCGCGAATCACCGTGTCGGTCACGTCGATCGGGACGCTGACCACGACCACGTCGGCCACCGCCGCCGCTTCCTCCGCGCGCAACGTGGTGTCGGTGTCGACGAGCAGCAGGCGATGTCCGAGGTCGCCGAAGAGTCGCGCCATCACGCGACCGATACGGCCGTGGCCGCCGATGATCGCGATGGTGTACGACGCGGCATCCATCGGCACTTCGGCGCGCAAGGCGGCCTGATGATCGCGACTCGACCGCATGAGCAGCCGGAAGATCGACTCGATCTCATCGCTCGGGAGGCCCAGCTCCTTCGCGTGTTCGTGTCGATCACGCAGCAGTTCTCGCTCGCGACTGGCGTCACGGATCTTGAGACCGTGCTGGCGTTTGTAGGCCGCGACTTCTGCCACGAGTGCCATGCGCTTGGCCATGATCTGCAGCAGGTCGCGATCGAGCGCGTCGATCATGGCGCGCACCACCGGGAGCGGGCGCGGCGTATCAGCCACGTGTGCCACTCATGAACGGCGTCACTTGGTCATCTTCCAGAAAGCGATACCGCTGGCCTGCGGTCCGACATCGGCAGTACCCACCGTCGCATGCGACGTGAGATCGATGACATCGACCTTACCGGGCTGCGAGCCCTGCCCTTCGCTGCTCACGAACGCGTATTTCGAGTCGGAGCTGATGGTTACGCCGTGCGCGAGACGGTTCGACGTGGGCACCTGCGCGACACTGGCGCCGGTGGTGAGATCAAAGATCTCGACGGCGTTACCCTGCTTGAGCGTGGCGACCATCAGTTTGCCGTCGGCAGTCACGGCCAGGTTGTACACGCCACGTCCGGTCTTCATTCGACGCATGAGTGCCCAGGACTTCGTGTCGATCTCGAGGATCTCATCAGCCTTGTTACAGGCTACGTAGATCTTCGTGCCGTCGGCCGACGGCTGTGCCCACGTGGGCGAGCAGGAGGCGGGTGCCATCGTATGCTTCTCGAGGCCCATCCCCGAACGCCCGACCTGCGCCGGATCGACCGTCGGCCCGGCGGACGGCTTCGTTGCCGGACGTGAAGCGGCCATGTCGTGCCCCATGGCGGCATGATCCATTCCCGCCTTACCGCTGGCCATCGTGGTGGTCGCCGTGAGCGCCAGCGGCCCTTCCTTGCCCGTGGCCAGCGAGAACCGGCGTGCCACGACGAAGTCCTTGGTGTCCACTTCCACCAGCTGGTCATCCATCATGCAGGTGGAGTACTGCCGCATACCATCCGGCGACACGCGACTGCCGTGCGGCATCGTGCACGTCACGATACGCGCGACTTCCGTGTGATTCGGCGTGTAGATCACCGAGACCGTCGACGGGATCATGTCGCCGTGCAGATTGAAATTCACCGACAGCGCGTAGAGGCCGTCGGGCGTGACGTCGATTGACGCGGGGAAGTTGCCCAACAGCAATCCCGGACCGACAAGCGTGTCGGGGCCGAGTTCGTAGCGCCAGTACTTACCATCGGGGAAGCCGTGCCCTGTGGTCAGGTGCAGGTACTTGCCATCCGGCGAGATGGCGAGGCCGTGCGGTCCCTCCATCTCGGTCGCCAGCTCGCCGACACCGATCATCTTTTCGACCACCGTCCCCATGGGCCCGAAGCGCACGCGATAGATCTTGTCGGCGGACTCCGCACCCACGTACACCCAGTAGTCGACGAGGGGCGCTTCGACGGGCGCTGGCGCAAAGACGGGCTTGGTCTGCGCGGTCAACGGTGCCGTCGGGCGCAGCAGCGTAGCGGCCGCGAAGGCGACGACCGCGTGGGCCGCGCGCCACGTCTTGCGAGGGCTTGGAACGAGAGGCATGATCGCGGGGCTCGGCAGGAACTATCCCATTGGAGACAACAGTATGAACGTAG
This region of Gemmatimonas groenlandica genomic DNA includes:
- a CDS encoding RagB/SusD family nutrient uptake outer membrane protein; protein product: MTTSRAFATLGAALVLGACSADKLDITNPNTPSVAAASGDPQALQLQATGLLRQLRGGRGGFISNTGIFGRESYNYTPQEGRNTSNYLIGISGQNRLDPAGFATGVWAGQYGNLRDVFNLKNVATTSTALTAEQKAATLGFAKTIEGLELLYVISTRDTLGAIVEIKANASELAAFVSRDSVYKYILATLDEGATNLAAGGSAFPFTIHAGFNGFNTPSTFRLFNRAIAARAAAYYATSGGGAAAWQRALTALGASFINTAATTRAQLDAGPAHVYSSATGDANNPLNVVTATDIYAHESIRTDAQNKANGSPDDRYTAKIGSRPTRNAPSGLGIASSLGFNVYPALTSNIPIIRNEELLLLRAEALLATADKAGAIAIVNQLRVNSGGLAPSTLTTASTDADVLTEILYNKRYSLLLEGHRWIDMRRYGRLNQLPLDIATGTNAHFVARVMPIPQGECLVRVGKPAPLAGPGC
- a CDS encoding carboxypeptidase-like regulatory domain-containing protein; this translates as MTNMPSFSRRLGTSVAIAALCALPISVTALGAQQRTTVLDRAAQERERAAAAARRLAGAQSVIDGVVTDTLLRPLVSADISVVGTSARVVTGENGRFRMLQVPPGQYLIVVRRIGFAPTSGIIDVRDNDTLRLTYSLTRSNSLLDTLRIRERRVGMRMLGFEKRRLIGQGQFITQDELDRRGSREASDYLRNTRSVEVSRITDQQFAGTVALSRREGGSLTGAGSGACPMQILLDGIVLPRFFNLDLLPPPRQIAGIEIYSGPATTPPEFSGPDRRCGVIAVWTRDGY
- a CDS encoding MOSC domain-containing protein gives rise to the protein MSDSEVPTGVVEQIWLKRAKRGPMDAVGTVHARANRGLVGNANQRGRRQITLLEAERWDEHLAALGHEHDASLGPIRRRANVLVRGIPLVDSRGRVLRLGNVRVQIAGETKPCHQMDEVFPGLQAIMRPAWGGGAFAMILDDGDIAVGDAIRWDDSSEPPSLFDRVPA
- the tyrA gene encoding bifunctional chorismate mutase/prephenate dehydrogenase — translated: MADTPRPLPVVRAMIDALDRDLLQIMAKRMALVAEVAAYKRQHGLKIRDASRERELLRDRHEHAKELGLPSDEIESIFRLLMRSSRDHQAALRAEVPMDAASYTIAIIGGHGRIGRVMARLFGDLGHRLLLVDTDTTLRAEEAAAVADVVVVSVPIDVTDTVIRAVGPHVREDALLMDVTSVKEAPLHAMLEVTSASVVGTHPMFGPSVHTLQGQRVVICRGRGDAWADWVAQSFAARGLVITETNATQHDRAMSVVQVLTHFQTQVQGLTLSRLGLPLAETLPFTSPAYLLELYVAARHFAQDPALYGSIEMRNPRTADVTSAFGQSVHDVADILARGDQAAFSRLFEDVRLFFGDFTAEALEQSSFLIDRIVERA
- a CDS encoding YncE family protein, with the translated sequence MPLVPSPRKTWRAAHAVVAFAAATLLRPTAPLTAQTKPVFAPAPVEAPLVDYWVYVGAESADKIYRVRFGPMGTVVEKMIGVGELATEMEGPHGLAISPDGKYLHLTTGHGFPDGKYWRYELGPDTLVGPGLLLGNFPASIDVTPDGLYALSVNFNLHGDMIPSTVSVIYTPNHTEVARIVTCTMPHGSRVSPDGMRQYSTCMMDDQLVEVDTKDFVVARRFSLATGKEGPLALTATTTMASGKAGMDHAAMGHDMAASRPATKPSAGPTVDPAQVGRSGMGLEKHTMAPASCSPTWAQPSADGTKIYVACNKADEILEIDTKSWALMRRMKTGRGVYNLAVTADGKLMVATLKQGNAVEIFDLTTGASVAQVPTSNRLAHGVTISSDSKYAFVSSEGQGSQPGKVDVIDLTSHATVGTADVGPQASGIAFWKMTK